A window of the Streptomyces sp. Ag109_O5-10 genome harbors these coding sequences:
- the fxsT gene encoding FxSxx-COOH system tetratricopeptide repeat protein: MTAAADGRIITFYSYKGGTGRTMALANTAWILAANGKRVLAVDWDLEAPGLDRFFHPFLDPDVLAATGGILNILQDFAWAATDGVTRTGPWHLEFADVEQHAVSIRPEQQGLSFESGGSLDFLSAGKQFRAYSGAASSLEWDNFYDRLGGGMFLEALRDSMKQSYDYVLIDSRTGRSDTADICTLQMPDILVDCFTLSDQAMAGAAEVADSVASEHRARRIRVLPVPMRVDDGEKNKVEAGRAAARLKFAGLPNGPAGERLSTDEVTAYWGSVEIPYKPYYAYEETLAVVGDKEGDPKSLLSAFERLTAFITDNEVTALPPIPDPVRLRCRDAFMRPLPQPTVTQVVIAYAAENWMWADWVKATLQRAGCAVTLHDVAAGPPDSPAAGTHILVLRSEALLGARYAGRLPNPAADGAPSAGSLMEVRIDEVQPPSHLDQDVLDVDLHGLEEPLCEAALLAALELPAQLPKAGPAAPRFPGHAPDHWNVPQRNSTFTGRGYILEKVREQLRSGVTAVLPQQQALFGLGGVGKTQIALEYVHRFSADYDLVWWVPSENADNVVASLAELGARIGAPGGEDMALASKEAVRMLSRGNPTTRWILVFDNADDPEDLTGYLPTTGSGHVLITSRNQAWSDRTATLPVDVFERQESIEHLSRRAGMLSPAEADQVAEAVGDLPLAVEQAGAWLAETGVPTAEYLRRLTEETAAVMALNQPPDYPGTVAATWNISIERLRERSPASVRLLQLCAFFSAEPISSELLYSDEMLTALRLTENLLIGQLVREIGQLALAKVDQISRSIQVHRLVQAVIRSQMSEEERREARHTVHEILRRARPKGDEPTDNRENWRQFDIIWPHLTASDIRNCTKAEPRRLLIDRVRYLWKRGEFSRAQRLAEELLAHWKEPLGEDDEQYLFLRCQLANVLRSQGLYVEARVVDEDVLGRQRRELGIRHPHTFITASGLSSDLAALGEYMKAVELAREAHNGFSDLFYEAHPRTLNAANNLALALRMVGRYRDARQIDEVTLALRTQVHGADHISTLSSTENLGRDLREVGDYKGSVAQLSRAYEEHKRVLGMDFPGTLRCAKSLAVSLRRIGDLEDARRLTAATLDRYRSQYAAPTPDSLACELNLAADLFAAGDPEAARDVALKVFTEYRKKPGESHPYTQTAMNNLGVFHWGCGDPERAEEVFLKALDRMTETLGAHHPHTQFCSANYAIVLAETGRPGEAWERERRSTEALRADLGSQHPETLAAVSNSALTLRALGRREEAQLLHDEAVRGLKGLRHQLGENNITTRFATAERRVYWDLEPLAV, encoded by the coding sequence ATGACGGCCGCCGCAGACGGACGCATCATCACCTTCTACTCGTACAAGGGCGGCACCGGACGGACGATGGCGCTCGCCAACACGGCGTGGATCCTCGCCGCCAACGGCAAACGCGTCCTCGCCGTGGACTGGGACCTGGAGGCCCCGGGACTGGACCGCTTCTTCCATCCGTTCCTGGATCCGGACGTGCTCGCCGCCACCGGAGGCATCCTCAACATCCTCCAGGACTTCGCCTGGGCGGCGACGGACGGCGTCACCCGCACAGGACCCTGGCACCTGGAGTTCGCGGACGTGGAACAGCACGCCGTCTCGATCCGCCCCGAACAGCAGGGACTCAGCTTCGAGAGCGGAGGCTCGCTCGACTTCCTCTCCGCGGGTAAGCAGTTCCGCGCCTACTCGGGCGCAGCATCCTCCCTGGAGTGGGACAACTTCTACGACCGCCTGGGCGGCGGCATGTTCCTGGAGGCGTTGCGCGACAGCATGAAGCAGTCGTACGACTACGTGTTGATCGACTCGCGCACCGGTCGCTCGGACACCGCGGACATCTGCACCCTGCAGATGCCCGACATCCTGGTGGACTGCTTCACGCTGAGCGACCAGGCCATGGCCGGGGCCGCCGAGGTGGCGGACAGCGTCGCCAGTGAACATCGTGCGCGGCGCATCCGGGTACTTCCCGTGCCGATGCGCGTCGACGACGGTGAGAAGAACAAGGTCGAGGCGGGCCGCGCAGCAGCGCGCCTGAAGTTCGCGGGACTCCCGAACGGTCCGGCCGGGGAGCGCCTGAGCACCGACGAGGTCACCGCGTACTGGGGCAGCGTCGAGATCCCCTACAAGCCGTACTACGCGTACGAGGAGACCCTTGCCGTCGTCGGGGACAAGGAGGGCGACCCCAAGTCCCTGCTGTCCGCCTTCGAGCGGCTCACCGCGTTCATCACCGACAACGAGGTCACCGCGCTCCCACCGATCCCGGATCCGGTGCGGCTGCGCTGCCGGGACGCGTTCATGCGGCCGCTGCCGCAGCCCACGGTCACACAGGTCGTCATCGCCTACGCGGCGGAGAACTGGATGTGGGCCGACTGGGTCAAGGCGACGCTGCAGCGGGCGGGCTGCGCCGTCACCCTGCACGACGTGGCCGCCGGACCTCCCGACAGTCCGGCCGCCGGTACCCACATCCTGGTGCTGCGGTCCGAGGCGCTCCTCGGAGCCCGGTATGCCGGGCGCCTGCCCAACCCGGCGGCCGACGGCGCCCCCTCGGCGGGATCGCTGATGGAGGTGCGGATCGACGAGGTCCAGCCGCCGTCCCACCTCGACCAGGACGTTCTCGACGTCGATCTGCACGGGCTCGAGGAGCCGCTCTGCGAGGCCGCACTGCTCGCCGCGCTCGAACTGCCCGCGCAGTTGCCGAAGGCCGGGCCGGCTGCGCCCCGCTTCCCCGGGCACGCACCCGACCACTGGAACGTGCCGCAGCGCAACAGCACCTTCACCGGCCGGGGTTACATCCTGGAAAAGGTACGGGAGCAGCTACGGAGCGGAGTGACCGCCGTGCTGCCGCAACAGCAGGCGCTGTTCGGATTGGGCGGCGTCGGCAAGACCCAGATCGCGCTGGAGTACGTGCACCGGTTCAGCGCCGACTACGACCTGGTGTGGTGGGTGCCGTCCGAAAATGCCGACAACGTGGTGGCCTCGCTCGCCGAGCTCGGGGCCCGCATCGGCGCGCCCGGCGGCGAGGACATGGCGCTGGCCAGCAAGGAGGCCGTGCGGATGCTCTCCCGGGGCAATCCGACCACGCGGTGGATCCTCGTCTTCGACAACGCCGACGACCCGGAGGACCTCACCGGCTACCTGCCCACCACCGGCAGCGGACACGTACTGATCACCTCCCGCAACCAGGCATGGTCGGACAGGACGGCGACGCTGCCGGTCGACGTCTTCGAGCGTCAGGAAAGCATCGAACACCTCTCCCGGCGCGCCGGGATGCTCTCCCCCGCGGAGGCCGACCAGGTAGCGGAGGCCGTGGGCGACCTGCCGCTCGCCGTGGAGCAGGCCGGCGCCTGGCTGGCCGAGACCGGCGTGCCGACGGCCGAGTACCTGCGGCGCCTCACCGAGGAGACCGCAGCGGTGATGGCGCTCAACCAACCCCCCGACTACCCCGGGACGGTGGCCGCCACCTGGAACATCTCCATCGAACGGCTGAGGGAGCGCTCGCCCGCCTCGGTCCGGCTGCTGCAGCTCTGTGCGTTCTTCTCCGCCGAGCCGATCTCCTCCGAACTGCTCTACAGCGACGAGATGCTGACCGCCCTCCGCCTGACGGAGAACCTGCTGATCGGCCAGTTGGTGCGGGAGATCGGCCAGCTCGCCCTGGCCAAGGTCGACCAGATCTCCCGCTCGATCCAGGTGCACCGGCTCGTGCAGGCGGTGATCCGCTCCCAGATGTCGGAAGAGGAGCGGCGCGAGGCCCGGCACACGGTGCACGAGATCCTCAGGAGAGCCCGCCCCAAGGGTGACGAACCCACCGACAACCGAGAGAACTGGCGGCAGTTCGACATCATCTGGCCGCATCTCACCGCTTCCGACATCCGCAACTGCACCAAGGCGGAACCTCGCCGGCTGCTCATCGACCGCGTCCGCTACCTGTGGAAGCGCGGCGAGTTCAGCCGGGCGCAACGGCTGGCCGAGGAACTCCTGGCCCACTGGAAGGAACCGCTCGGCGAGGACGACGAGCAGTACCTGTTCCTACGCTGCCAGCTCGCGAACGTACTGCGCTCCCAGGGGCTGTACGTCGAGGCGCGGGTGGTCGACGAAGATGTGCTCGGGCGGCAGCGCCGAGAGCTCGGCATCCGGCACCCACACACGTTCATCACCGCCTCCGGGCTCTCCAGTGATCTGGCGGCCCTGGGCGAGTACATGAAGGCCGTGGAACTGGCGCGAGAAGCGCACAACGGTTTCAGCGACCTCTTCTACGAGGCCCATCCGCGGACCCTGAACGCAGCCAACAACCTTGCCCTGGCACTGCGCATGGTCGGCAGGTACCGGGACGCCCGGCAGATCGACGAGGTCACCCTCGCCCTCCGCACCCAGGTCCACGGCGCCGACCACATCTCCACACTGTCGTCCACCGAGAACCTCGGCCGCGACCTGCGCGAGGTCGGCGACTACAAGGGGTCGGTGGCCCAGCTCTCGCGGGCGTACGAGGAGCACAAGCGCGTGCTCGGTATGGACTTCCCGGGCACACTGCGGTGCGCGAAGTCACTCGCGGTGTCGCTGCGCCGGATAGGCGATCTGGAGGACGCGCGGCGGTTGACGGCCGCGACCCTGGATCGGTACCGGTCGCAGTACGCCGCGCCCACCCCGGACTCGCTCGCCTGTGAACTCAACCTCGCCGCCGACCTGTTCGCGGCCGGGGATCCGGAAGCCGCGCGCGACGTCGCCCTGAAGGTGTTCACCGAATACCGGAAGAAACCGGGCGAGTCCCATCCCTACACCCAGACCGCGATGAACAACCTCGGTGTCTTCCACTGGGGCTGCGGTGACCCGGAACGGGCCGAGGAGGTGTTCCTGAAGGCGCTGGACCGCATGACCGAGACCCTGGGGGCCCACCACCCGCACACCCAGTTCTGTTCCGCCAACTACGCCATCGTGCTGGCGGAGACGGGTCGGCCCGGGGAAGCCTGGGAGCGCGAGAGGCGCAGCACGGAGGCCCTGCGCGCCGACCTCGGTTCCCAGCACCCGGAGACACTGGCCGCCGTCAGCAACAGTGCCCTCACCCTGCGTGCCCTCGGCCGCCGGGAGGAGGCCCAGTTGCTGCATGACGAAGCCGTCAGGGGTCTGAAGGGGCTGCGCCATCAGCTGGGCGAGAACAACATCACCACACGCTTCGCGACGGCGGAGCGTCGGGTGTACTGGGACCTGGAACCCCTGGCCGTATGA
- a CDS encoding LuxR family transcriptional regulator: MQLTGRRALLDAARVQAAARPGLLLHGPAGIGKTALVAALAADPATGTVLHCSPAEADARLPFAGLVDLFARVPESRLENLPPEPRAALRSALLRGGRPADGRGLLAVRVAVLDALRALAADGPVLLVVDGLQWLDEPTAEVLAHVVRRLDAPGIRMLAAERVPDGGRPERLHCCPPGTLELPVPPLTDGETAHLVRTGLGADLPPALLRAVEQSAAGNPYYALELGRAVRHAPAPPGFGALPPVPPGLRARLLERARTLPEPVRRTLLVASAAARPSLTLLRAAGFPDPAAGLAQAERLGIATADADGVVRFCHPVLRAAVHADASEQERRQAHALLARAVPEPVERARHLALAHPYEDEDTARTLMAAAGSARHDGASGTAFELAALAARRTPAAHPAERAERLLAAAEYACDAGRTEEAGEAAGAVLARSGSAAQRVRARLVLLQCAGQALEGTEDLIADGLRDAAGDPHSEARLHHWAAVRGLLCGELTEAAEHARQAAATGDTGTRIDALATLARVRSLAGDPVAADTALAEALTLLSAPRRGAGPLPTCGCRRAGAASHDEAAAEGHPDPAAPFTGARHCATGHVHDEAAVGTRQIAAPPAVPALPALSALPALPALPALPALPALPALPALPAERSRGPESRRLIRMRAILALDSDRVTEARDQVLPLLAVTGEPAGAEDTVATLVALTRIQVRAGHCREALRTAARCSRALADTAPALYAAALAATAGGTVEEARRLAVRAVRASEADGDRLFLLRALAVLGQAELLGGDPRGAAAAVEALQRVRELGEAMCAADPPLLHWYGDLAEALVVLGETEEAGAVLHDARARVPDGAPGSVLAALDRAEGLREAGLGRAREGEVRLRAAVDRLRQLPLPVELVRTLIALGAVERRARRRNAARKALAEALETATRIGAAPLAARARDELARLAAGERGAEAGAGGPDLTPTEARIAELVGGGATNREVAAELFISVKTVEGTLSRVYRKVGVRSRTALAHAMAVAVIASGAASADTTDDDRTGPSAQAVTVSQVARARLPRPLDTRR, from the coding sequence ATGCAACTGACCGGGCGCCGAGCGCTTCTCGACGCCGCCCGGGTCCAGGCGGCGGCCCGCCCCGGACTGCTCCTCCACGGGCCCGCCGGCATCGGCAAGACCGCGCTCGTGGCGGCCCTCGCCGCGGACCCGGCGACCGGGACCGTCCTGCACTGCTCGCCCGCCGAGGCGGACGCCCGGCTGCCCTTCGCCGGGCTGGTCGACCTGTTCGCGCGGGTTCCGGAGAGCCGGCTGGAGAACCTGCCGCCGGAACCCCGGGCGGCGCTGCGATCGGCCCTGCTGCGCGGCGGGCGGCCCGCGGACGGCCGCGGTCTGCTCGCCGTGCGGGTCGCCGTCCTCGACGCGCTGCGCGCCCTGGCGGCCGACGGGCCCGTCCTGCTGGTCGTCGACGGCCTGCAGTGGCTCGACGAACCGACCGCCGAGGTCCTCGCCCACGTCGTACGACGGCTCGACGCCCCGGGGATACGGATGCTGGCCGCCGAGCGGGTGCCGGACGGCGGCCGGCCCGAGCGGCTGCACTGCTGCCCGCCGGGCACCCTCGAACTCCCGGTGCCGCCCCTGACCGACGGCGAGACCGCCCACCTGGTCCGCACCGGCCTGGGCGCCGACCTGCCCCCGGCGCTGCTCCGGGCGGTCGAGCAGAGCGCCGCCGGAAACCCGTACTACGCACTGGAGTTGGGGCGGGCCGTCCGGCACGCCCCGGCGCCCCCCGGGTTCGGCGCGCTGCCGCCGGTGCCCCCAGGGCTGCGCGCCCGCCTGCTGGAGCGGGCGCGTACGCTGCCGGAACCGGTGCGGCGCACCCTCCTCGTCGCGAGCGCCGCGGCCCGCCCCAGCCTCACCCTGCTGCGGGCGGCCGGGTTCCCGGACCCGGCCGCCGGCCTCGCGCAGGCGGAACGGCTCGGCATCGCGACCGCCGACGCCGACGGGGTCGTACGGTTCTGCCACCCCGTGCTGCGGGCCGCCGTGCACGCCGACGCCTCCGAGCAGGAGCGGCGGCAGGCGCACGCGCTGCTGGCCCGCGCGGTGCCCGAACCGGTGGAACGGGCCCGCCATCTCGCGCTCGCCCACCCCTACGAGGACGAGGACACGGCCCGCACCCTGATGGCGGCGGCCGGTTCCGCGCGCCACGACGGCGCCTCCGGCACCGCCTTCGAACTGGCCGCCCTCGCCGCCCGCCGCACCCCGGCCGCCCACCCGGCGGAACGTGCCGAACGGCTGCTGGCCGCCGCCGAGTACGCCTGCGACGCCGGGCGCACCGAGGAGGCGGGCGAGGCCGCCGGGGCCGTGCTCGCCCGGTCCGGCTCGGCGGCGCAGCGGGTGCGGGCCCGGCTGGTCCTGCTGCAATGCGCCGGGCAGGCGCTGGAGGGCACCGAGGACCTGATCGCGGACGGCCTGCGGGACGCGGCCGGCGATCCGCACTCCGAGGCCCGGCTGCACCACTGGGCCGCCGTGCGGGGCCTGCTGTGCGGGGAGTTGACGGAGGCGGCCGAGCACGCCCGGCAGGCGGCCGCGACCGGCGACACCGGGACCAGGATCGACGCCCTCGCGACCCTGGCCCGGGTGCGCTCCCTGGCCGGTGACCCGGTCGCCGCCGACACGGCCCTGGCAGAGGCACTGACCTTGCTTTCGGCGCCCCGAAGGGGCGCTGGGCCCCTGCCCACATGCGGCTGCCGCCGCGCGGGCGCGGCCAGCCACGACGAAGCCGCAGCCGAAGGCCACCCCGACCCGGCGGCGCCCTTCACAGGCGCGCGGCACTGCGCGACAGGCCATGTCCACGACGAAGCCGCGGTCGGCACACGGCAGATCGCGGCACCGCCGGCTGTCCCGGCGCTCCCGGCGCTCTCGGCGCTCCCGGCGCTCCCGGCGCTCCCGGCGCTCCCGGCGCTCCCGGCGCTCCCGGCGCTCCCGGCGCTCCCGGCGGAGCGTTCCCGCGGCCCGGAGAGCCGGCGGCTGATCCGGATGCGGGCGATCCTCGCCCTGGACTCCGACCGGGTCACCGAAGCCCGCGACCAGGTCCTCCCGCTGCTCGCCGTGACCGGGGAGCCGGCCGGGGCCGAGGACACCGTCGCGACCCTGGTGGCGCTGACCCGCATCCAGGTGCGCGCCGGGCACTGCCGGGAGGCGCTGCGCACCGCGGCCCGCTGCTCGCGCGCCCTGGCCGACACGGCTCCGGCGCTGTACGCGGCGGCCCTCGCCGCGACCGCGGGCGGCACCGTCGAGGAGGCCCGCCGGCTGGCCGTACGGGCGGTCCGCGCCTCGGAGGCCGACGGCGACCGGCTGTTCCTGCTGCGCGCCCTCGCCGTCCTCGGGCAGGCCGAACTCCTCGGCGGCGATCCGCGCGGCGCGGCGGCCGCGGTCGAGGCGCTGCAACGCGTCCGGGAACTCGGCGAGGCGATGTGCGCCGCCGACCCGCCGCTGCTGCACTGGTACGGCGACCTGGCCGAGGCCCTGGTCGTGCTCGGCGAGACGGAGGAGGCCGGGGCGGTGCTCCACGACGCCCGCGCGCGGGTGCCGGACGGGGCGCCCGGCAGTGTCCTCGCGGCGCTGGACCGGGCGGAGGGGCTGCGCGAGGCGGGGCTCGGCCGGGCCCGGGAGGGCGAGGTACGGCTGCGCGCCGCCGTCGACCGGCTGCGCCAGCTGCCGCTCCCGGTCGAGCTGGTGCGCACCCTGATCGCGCTCGGTGCGGTCGAGCGCCGTGCCCGCCGCCGGAACGCGGCCCGGAAGGCGCTCGCCGAGGCCCTGGAGACGGCGACCCGGATCGGCGCGGCCCCGCTCGCGGCCCGGGCCAGGGACGAACTGGCCCGGCTGGCAGCCGGGGAGCGCGGCGCCGAGGCGGGCGCGGGCGGGCCCGACCTCACGCCCACGGAGGCGCGGATCGCCGAACTGGTCGGCGGCGGGGCGACCAACAGGGAGGTCGCCGCCGAGCTGTTCATCAGCGTCAAGACGGTCGAGGGGACGCTGTCCCGGGTCTACCGCAAGGTCGGCGTCCGCTCCCGCACCGCGCTGGCGCACGCGATGGCGGTCGCTGTCATCGCCTCGGGCGCGGCGTCCGCGGACACCACCGACGACGACCGAACCGGCCCAAGCGCCCAGGCGGTGACGGTGAGTCAGGTCGCGCGGGCCCGGCTCCCCCGTCCGCTCGACACACGCCGTTGA
- a CDS encoding alpha/beta hydrolase translates to MHHLVRTANGRRLQVEVPVTSWERPVFLLHGMPGSRVGPRPRIRFLQQCGAALISFDRPGYGGSDRWAGRQVADAVEDVAAVADALGLKRFAVVGRSGGGPHALACAALLPDRVTRAAAMVALAPRDAEGLDWFAGMAPFNVQEFRTAVTDPERYAARIIPRSAVIRRNPARMLEDLYSELTEDDRRIVSDSRTWSMLLRNYREALRTPYGWIDDAIALTSPWGFDPARIRVPVLLWHGAKDVFSPASHFSWLAARIPRVKAVLEPKAAHFASLRALPQVLDWLLAGASRS, encoded by the coding sequence GTGCATCACCTGGTGAGGACGGCCAACGGGCGACGATTGCAGGTGGAGGTGCCGGTGACCTCCTGGGAGCGGCCGGTTTTCCTCCTGCACGGCATGCCCGGCAGCCGGGTCGGCCCGCGGCCCCGGATCCGGTTCCTGCAACAGTGCGGTGCGGCACTCATCAGCTTCGACCGCCCGGGATACGGCGGGTCGGACCGCTGGGCCGGCCGGCAGGTGGCGGATGCCGTCGAAGATGTGGCGGCGGTGGCGGACGCCCTCGGCCTGAAGCGGTTCGCGGTGGTCGGCCGTTCCGGCGGCGGACCGCACGCCCTCGCGTGTGCGGCGCTGCTGCCGGACCGGGTCACCCGGGCGGCGGCCATGGTGGCACTCGCGCCGCGGGATGCCGAGGGGCTCGACTGGTTCGCCGGGATGGCGCCGTTCAACGTCCAGGAGTTCCGCACGGCCGTCACCGATCCGGAGCGGTACGCGGCCCGGATCATCCCGCGCTCGGCGGTCATCCGCCGCAACCCGGCGCGGATGCTGGAGGACCTGTACTCCGAGCTCACCGAGGACGACCGGCGGATCGTCTCCGACAGCCGTACCTGGTCGATGCTGCTGCGCAACTATCGTGAGGCGTTGCGCACCCCGTACGGGTGGATCGACGACGCGATCGCGCTGACCAGTCCCTGGGGCTTCGATCCGGCGCGCATCAGGGTGCCGGTGCTGCTGTGGCACGGCGCGAAGGACGTGTTCTCGCCCGCCTCCCACTTCTCCTGGCTGGCCGCGCGCATCCCGCGCGTCAAGGCCGTCCTGGAGCCGAAGGCGGCCCACTTCGCATCCTTGCGCGCGCTCCCCCAGGTGCTGGACTGGCTGCTCGCGGGCGCGTCGCGGAGCTGA
- a CDS encoding esterase family protein: MGLTSRTTVYALAALAALCVALLVWLWPRLAKTGLWQVLGRLGAVAVTQVTIVAAFACAVNSSYQFFGSWNELLGNVDTAPVGVTQAAGGNGGGSVNGISSVHGGSLVQPAGDQQLSRVSGLPDGPAAAVGRVESVKIIGRRTGVIDPAFVYLPPQYFQKAYHRMRFPVVVALSGYPGSIYNLAQHLRVSQTAGELQRKGQMQPTIMVMIRPTIAPPRDTECVDVPGGPQTETFLAKDLPEAIKSVYRAGHDASSWGVMGYSSGASCALQLAMRDPGVYTTAAALSPDYRVKDDPTTGNLFGSGPGRQARIDGHDLMWRLKHLPVPQVSVLVANSKHGEKGYAATQAFIKAVKAPMRVVSILPENGSHNFPTWVREMPAALKWMNQQLTFPQDVVPLHHPKKPVTEAAGKPTPRPTPGHGHRSLRAEGPEPTPTATAHR, translated from the coding sequence ATGGGTTTGACCAGTCGAACGACCGTATACGCGCTGGCGGCGCTGGCCGCCCTGTGTGTGGCGCTGCTGGTCTGGCTGTGGCCGCGGCTCGCCAAGACGGGGCTGTGGCAGGTGCTGGGGCGGCTCGGGGCCGTCGCGGTGACACAGGTGACGATCGTCGCGGCGTTCGCCTGCGCGGTGAACTCGTCGTACCAGTTCTTCGGCTCCTGGAACGAACTGCTGGGCAACGTCGACACCGCCCCGGTCGGCGTGACCCAGGCGGCCGGCGGGAACGGCGGCGGCTCGGTGAACGGCATAAGCAGCGTTCACGGGGGATCGCTCGTCCAGCCCGCCGGGGACCAGCAGTTGAGCAGGGTCAGCGGGCTGCCCGACGGGCCCGCCGCGGCCGTCGGCCGGGTGGAGTCCGTGAAGATCATCGGCCGGCGCACCGGCGTGATCGACCCGGCCTTCGTCTACCTCCCGCCGCAGTACTTCCAGAAGGCGTACCACCGCATGCGGTTCCCGGTGGTCGTCGCGCTCAGCGGCTACCCCGGCAGCATCTACAACCTCGCCCAGCACCTGCGGGTCTCGCAGACCGCCGGCGAACTCCAGCGCAAGGGACAGATGCAGCCGACGATCATGGTGATGATCCGGCCCACCATCGCGCCGCCGCGCGACACCGAGTGCGTGGACGTCCCCGGCGGGCCGCAGACCGAGACGTTCCTGGCCAAGGACCTCCCGGAAGCGATCAAGTCCGTCTACCGGGCCGGCCACGACGCGAGCTCCTGGGGCGTCATGGGGTACTCCTCCGGCGCCAGTTGCGCACTCCAGCTCGCCATGCGCGACCCCGGTGTCTACACCACGGCCGCCGCCCTGTCGCCCGACTACCGGGTCAAGGACGACCCCACCACCGGCAACCTCTTCGGCAGCGGCCCCGGCCGCCAGGCCCGGATCGACGGCCACGACCTGATGTGGCGGCTGAAGCACCTGCCCGTGCCCCAGGTCTCGGTCCTGGTCGCCAACAGCAAGCACGGCGAGAAGGGCTACGCCGCGACCCAGGCCTTCATCAAGGCCGTCAAGGCACCCATGCGGGTCGTCTCCATCCTCCCCGAGAACGGCAGCCACAACTTCCCCACCTGGGTACGGGAGATGCCCGCCGCCCTGAAGTGGATGAACCAGCAGCTGACCTTCCCGCAGGACGTCGTGCCCCTGCACCACCCGAAGAAGCCGGTGACCGAGGCGGCGGGCAAGCCCACTCCGCGCCCCACTCCCGGCCACGGCCACCGCTCGCTGCGCGCGGAGGGCCCGGAGCCCACCCCCACGGCCACGGCACACCGCTGA
- a CDS encoding dolichyl-phosphate-mannose--protein mannosyltransferase — protein sequence MTNSSATRSHDLDGIRPAPKSPVWPDRLRRFGYAGAPRAGARGGVRERLVPPFPEPPTRLWQLLGLAPARARRLARATEWLGPLLVAALAGVLRFWHLGRPRDLIFDETYYAKDAWALLHLGYEGSWPDRKIADPQILAHPQVISLSDTGSFVAHPPTGKWVIAAGEWLFGLDPVGWRFMTAALGTLSVFMLCRIGRRLFRSTFLGCLAGALLAIDGLHLVMSRTALLDLVVMFFVLAAFGCLLIDRDRSRARLAAALPADAEGAVRPDADTGDRAGTGRRPWRLAAGVLLGLAASTKWNGLYVLVFFVVLTLLWDVGARRVAGARHPYRAVLRRDLGRSVLALVPTALLTYLLSWTGWFLSDDGWGRHWADGRGGTWSWIPAPLRSFWHYEYLVYQFNVNLHTPHKYQSNPWSWLVLGRPVLFAYDSPQPGQDGCSGAAACTRTVLALGTPMLWWSACFALAYLLYRWALRRDWRAGAILCAVAAGYLPWFLYQDRTVFSFYAVVFVPYLCLAVAMLVGALLGPPGAPERRRLRGAVAAGVLVLLIAWNFVYFYPVYTGQTIPYTGWQSRMWFDTWI from the coding sequence GTGACGAACAGCAGCGCGACGCGTTCCCACGACCTCGACGGCATACGCCCGGCGCCGAAGTCCCCGGTGTGGCCCGACCGGCTGCGCCGGTTCGGTTACGCCGGGGCCCCGCGCGCGGGCGCGCGCGGCGGTGTCCGGGAACGCCTGGTCCCGCCCTTCCCCGAGCCCCCCACGCGGCTCTGGCAACTCCTGGGCCTCGCCCCGGCCCGGGCGCGACGGCTCGCGCGGGCGACGGAGTGGCTGGGCCCGCTGCTCGTCGCCGCCCTGGCCGGTGTCCTGCGCTTCTGGCACCTCGGCCGGCCGCGGGATCTCATCTTCGACGAGACGTACTACGCCAAGGACGCCTGGGCGCTGCTGCACCTCGGTTACGAGGGCAGCTGGCCGGACCGCAAGATCGCCGACCCGCAGATCCTGGCGCACCCCCAGGTGATCTCGCTCTCCGACACCGGTTCCTTCGTCGCGCACCCGCCGACCGGAAAGTGGGTGATCGCGGCCGGCGAGTGGCTGTTCGGTCTCGACCCGGTCGGCTGGCGGTTCATGACGGCTGCCCTCGGCACCCTGTCGGTGTTCATGCTGTGCCGCATCGGCCGCCGCCTGTTCCGCTCGACCTTCCTGGGCTGCCTGGCCGGGGCGCTGCTGGCGATCGACGGCCTGCACCTGGTGATGAGCCGCACCGCGCTGCTCGACCTCGTCGTCATGTTCTTCGTGCTGGCGGCGTTCGGCTGCCTGCTGATCGACCGGGACCGGTCCAGGGCCAGGCTGGCGGCGGCCCTGCCGGCCGACGCGGAAGGCGCGGTGCGCCCGGACGCGGACACCGGCGACCGCGCCGGGACGGGCCGTCGGCCCTGGCGCCTCGCGGCCGGCGTCCTCCTGGGCCTGGCGGCCTCGACGAAGTGGAACGGCCTGTACGTCCTGGTCTTCTTCGTGGTCCTGACGCTGCTCTGGGACGTCGGTGCCCGCCGCGTCGCCGGGGCCCGCCACCCGTACCGGGCGGTCCTGCGCCGTGACCTCGGCCGGTCGGTCCTCGCCCTCGTCCCGACCGCGCTCCTGACGTACCTGCTGTCCTGGACCGGCTGGTTCCTGTCCGACGACGGCTGGGGCCGGCACTGGGCGGACGGCCGCGGCGGCACCTGGTCGTGGATACCGGCCCCGCTGCGCAGCTTCTGGCACTACGAGTACCTCGTCTACCAGTTCAACGTGAACCTGCACACGCCGCACAAGTACCAGTCGAACCCGTGGAGCTGGCTGGTCCTCGGCCGTCCCGTGCTGTTCGCCTACGACTCGCCGCAGCCCGGCCAGGACGGCTGCTCCGGCGCGGCCGCCTGCACCCGCACGGTCCTCGCCCTGGGTACCCCCATGCTGTGGTGGTCGGCCTGCTTCGCCCTCGCCTACCTGCTCTACCGGTGGGCGCTGCGCCGCGACTGGCGGGCCGGGGCGATCCTCTGCGCGGTGGCGGCCGGTTACCTCCCCTGGTTCCTCTACCAGGACCGTACGGTCTTCTCCTTCTACGCCGTGGTCTTCGTGCCGTACCTGTGCCTGGCCGTGGCGATGCTGGTCGGCGCCCTGCTCGGGCCGCCGGGCGCGCCGGAGCGGCGGCGGCTGCGGGGCGCGGTGGCCGCGGGGGTGCTGGTGCTCCTCATCGCCTGGAACTTCGTCTACTTCTACCCGGTCTACACGGGGCAGACGATTCCCTACACCGGCTGGCAGTCCAGGATGTGGTTCGACACCTGGATCTGA